From the genome of Chanos chanos chromosome 5, fChaCha1.1, whole genome shotgun sequence, one region includes:
- the ednrab gene encoding endothelin receptor type Ab translates to MYSPMWHYILIVMTTMSFELIGGNCQQNDTSDFFLSDDPMTIQSPRKKSHSNPSAQTWEPEESTVEPPGSNHVPLHLVSSLSSSSSVASSNSSVHVRPVAPPRCLRSTSITTLFKYVNTILSCVIFLVGVVGNATLLRIIYHNKSMRNGPNALIASLALGDLIYIAIDIPINLYKLLMMRWPFDDSVFGLFLCKLVPFLQKASVGITVLNLCALSIDRYRAVASWSRVQGVGIPVFTAVEIVCIWVISVVLAVPEAVGFTMVNFEYHNISMRTCMLSPNTTFMTFYRDAKDWWLFGFYFCMPLACTAFFYTLMAVEMLNHRKGSLRIALTEHLKQRREVAKAVFSLVLIFTLCWLPLHLSRILKKMVYTQHDVGRCDLLNFLLVLDYLSINLATINSCINPIILFFVSKKFKSCFKSCLCCWCYSNSLLSSMVPLNGTSIQYKTPDLNNLHADRSLRKDSYN, encoded by the exons ATGTACTCTCCCATGTGGCACTACATCTTGATTGTCATGACAACCATGTCCTTTGAGCTGATTGGTGGAAATTGTCAACAGAACGACACAAGTGACTTCTTTCTCTCAGATGACCCAATGACCATCCAGTCACCTCGTAAGAAAAGCCACAGCAATCCCTCGGCCCAGACGTGGGAGCCTGAAGAGTCAACAGTGGAACCTCCGGGGTCTAATCACGTACCCCTGCACTTggtctcttccctctcctcttcctcttctgtgGCGTCTAGTAACAGCTCAGTGCACGTTCGTCCCGTGGCACCTCCCCGCTGTTTACGGAGCACGTCCATAACGACACTGTTTAAGTATGTTAACACGATACTGTCGTGCGTGATATTTCTGGTTGGAGTGGTAGGCAATGCCACGCTGCTCAGAATCATCTACCACAACAAGAGCATGAGAAATGGCCCTAACGCTCTCATCGCCAGCCTCGCCCTAGGAGATCTCATCTATATTGCCATAGACATCCCCATTAATCTGTACAAG cTCCTGATGATGCGTTGGCCTTTTGATGATAGTGTGTTTGGACTCTTCTTGTGTAAGCTGGTGCCCTTCCTGCAGAAAGCCTCAGTGGGTATCACAGTCTTAAACCTGTGTGCTCTCAGCATTGACAG gtACCGTGCAGTAGCATCATGGAGTCGTGTACAGGGTGTGGGTATTCCTGTCTTCACTGCGGTGGAGATTGTGTGTATCTGGGTGATATCAGTGGTCCTGGCTGTACCTGAGGCTGTGGGCTTCACTATGGTCAACTTTGAATACCACAACATCTCTATGCGAACCTGCATGCTCAGCCCAAACACAACCTTCATGACA ttttaCAGGGATGCCAAGGACTGGTGGCTGTTTGGGTTTTATTTCTGCATGCCTCTGGCCTGCACAGCCTTCTTCTACACGCTAATGGCGGTGGAGATGCTAAATCACAGGAAGGGAAGTCTGAGAATTGCCCTGACTGAACATCTCAAACAA AGACGTGAGGTGGCCAAGGCAGTGTTTTCTCTGGTCCTAATTTTCACTCTGTGCTGGTTACCACTGCATCTGAGCCGTATCCTGAAGAAAATGGTTTATACTCAGCATGATGTTGGACGCTGTGACCTACTCAA tTTCCTTTTGGTGCTGGACTACTTAAGTATAAACTTGGCCACCATAAATTCATGTATCAACCCCATCATCCTCTTCTTTGTCAGCAAAAAATTCAAAAGCTGTTTCAAG